ATCACTGGAATCTACAATGATTACAGAATAAGGTATCTCCGACAGAAAGCACTCCCGGCACGATAGGTCACATAAGCCTTGAGGTGAAGCACACAGGAAAGCCGTATGCGGGAAATCCGCACGTACGGTTTGAGGTGGCAGGAGATGGAAACGGATGAGATGACCCGCTTGAGGGGGACACTCTCCCGAAAGGGGAGTAAACAGCCTGGCCTCACAAGGTCTGTACTTACACCGCGCCATTTCTTGACCCTACGCACATCAAGAATAACCCTCATGTTCAGCATGGCGGAATTAATAGCGTCGCGGATATGGTGAAAAAATGATTTAGTCTACAGTCATCCCTGAGCCTCCCCTGAAAATCTCCTGTTCAGGGGCATTTCGGACCTGATCCGGAATCCAAAATTCATAAGCCTCCCGCTGAAATTGCCATTACTTTATGCTCTTGCTCTCTCGCGCGATGTTGATTTTGGAGGACGGCGGACCGTTGACGACCATCTATCAATTCTCACACTCTCGCAGCGAAGCTCTCGACAATGCTCTTTCTCGCATGATGTTATCCAAGGACGTGTTCTGGTCCAAGGCGAAGGACCAAGGACGGCTCTTTACAGTAATCAGCGGGCCCTTATTCTTAAGCGGACACCGGCTGTATACACTTTCAGCTGCTCATTGCCCGACGAAGCCTGACTGGCTTCAAAATCGCCTCTTGCCGAAGGCAGCATTGCGACCTGGCGTGATCTTCGCCAGCCTTGCGTCCACTGATGTTCTTCAGTGCAATGCGTCCCACCGAAGGCGTCATTGAGTCTTGTTTCAATGAGAACTGACCTCTCCGAAGTCTGACTGGCCACCGAAGGTGACTGGCCCACATCAGCTCGTTCTCTTCGAATCATAAAGCTCCAGAACTCTCGGTTCGTTCTTGAAATCCCTGTAGAAAAGGAAGATGATGAAGGCATTTGCCGCGTAGAAGGCAGTGCTAAGCAAGAATAATTCGGTATAGCCGCTTATAGTAGTACCAACTATTAACCCGAAGATCATAGCGGCTACTGCCCGAACAGTATTGTTCAGAAAGCCGTTGATTCCAGAAACTGTTGATAGTTTAGAATCTGGAACGTATGAGAAGATTATCGAAGTCATTATCGGGTTTGTTATGTTCATGAAGACGAATCTGAATGCGTAAAGAATCGTGAATAGAATCGGCTCTCTTACTATTACAAGAGAAAGCATGAGTGGAATAACAAGAAGCTGCATTGTCAGGTTGAACTTCAAGGCGCCGAAGCGTTTACCCAGCTTGTGCGAGAGTGTGGAACCGGCTGCCGTTCCAAGCTGTGCAATTGATAAGGCAATTCCGATAGCAGTTGCCGACATGTTGAATAGGTCTTTGAATATCAAATTTCCGAAATGTATGAAGAGACCGGCTCCGAAGCCCACAGTTGCTGTGGATATGAAGTAGTATGTAAGCACCTTCCTCTGGTCGTTCTGAAGTCCCGAAAAGTTGAATAGTTCCTTGAGTCTGGATCTCGATTCCGTCATCTCAAGCTTTATGACAGGTATTATTGCAGGTAAATGGGCGACCATCGAGATTATCAAAGTCGTTTTAAGGCTGAAAAGATCTCCAAATGCCCCACCAATGAAATTACCGATGACTCCGCTTGCCATGTTGATTCCGAAGTTCAGACCGAAGACCTTCGCTCTGTTTCCCGTCTTTGTTATGCTTGTCATTGTCGCCATGACTACGGTGAAGGCAGTAACTGTAAACCCGCCTTTGATAAACGATAGAACGATTATAAACGTCGGATCAACTACGAAAGCAAGCGCGATTCCAGATACGGGAACGACAATCGCAGAGAGAAAGAGAATCTTCTTCTTTCCGATAGAATCTGCGAGAACGGCTGTGAGCAGCCCTATGATCGCCGATCCCCATAACTGGGCAGAAGTCACGTTGCCTATGAGTTGATTTGAGAAACCGATTTCTCTCAGATACAGATTATAGACAACGCGGTACATTGAGATTGTTATAGTGGTGATGAATGTATAAGTCAGCAGTAATACGATTCTCTTTCTCAACAAAAAGCCCTTCTTTGTTTGATTTGCTTACTATATATTACCATTTTGGAAGGATTTTGTGGGATGATTAGGTTCGCCAGTCTGCTGACGCAGGCCAGTCTCGCCTTCGACGAGGCCAGTTCCGGCTGCGCCGGCCTGAAGAACCACTGAACGCTGAAAGATCCGACTGCGATGAAACGCCTGCGGTTGAATGTCGTCGAAAACAACGCTGTCAGTCAACAGACCTTTGACAAGATCGAAGCACATATCCCGGATCGCACCCGGGATGACCCTGAACAGGACCACCATACAGGAACCCTGAACAGGAGACCCCAAACAGGAGCATTTTGGGGCAGGCTCTACGGGATGACAATGTCATAAGGTTATGCAATTCTTTTGTAGGGGCGAACGGCTGTTCGCCCGAAAAGGAAATCCTCCACCGAGGCCTGACTGGCTTCCGTATTTCTCGCCTTCTCGTGAGCGCAGCGAACGCCTCGACATTGCTCTTTCTCGATCGAATGGTCTTGGCGGTGAACGGGTTCATGATCTTGAACGGTCAACGGTGAACCATGTTTTAGAGCGTTCAGCGGGTTCACCGCTTTTAAGCGTACAGCAGAACTTCTGGCGTATAGCGGATCTTCAGGGCGAGATCCCGTGCAGGTACCCTGAACAGGTGCACATCAGGGCAGGCTCTACGGGATGACAAAGTAGGGGATTGACATAAGGAGTTACTCGGAATGCCGGCCTTACGTTATTCGGAAAACATCACATCCCGTTAGCTGACAAAGCTGGTCAGAATCTCGATCTTCACGTGAACACAAAGGTTCCTTTGCCTGACGAAGTCGGAACTGGCCTCGCCAAATCAGTCAGGTATTCTTGTAGTTTTTCTCGCCACTACTTGCAGTGACTGGCCTCAGCTGAAAGCTGAGACTGGCACCACGAAGTGGTACTGGCGATGGCGAAGCCTTCACTGGCGGCGATGATTTTCGCCTTCTGACTGGCCTGCGGTAGCAGACTGGCTTTTCTCGTCTTCTCTTGAGCGAAATGAACTCTCGAATACTCTTTCTCGGCTCTTGAAAGCCTTGCAACTTGCAACATGGTACTTGGAACTGTTCTTCCCAGCGTTCAGTGGGTCTTCGTTCTCAAGAGTACAGCGGCAATTTGAGATGGCAGTTCTTGGAGGGATTCTCTTAGAGACAAAACGCTATCCAGATGCGCCAGAGTTTGCCAAAAAAAATGGCAGCGAAAGCCACCCAGTCGCTAACAAATCGTCAATAGATATGGCTATACTAGGCTTCTGCTGAATCTAACGCCCTAATTCGGTTCATTAGATGTTGAGGAGAATCTTTATGCGATCCAGTACCTCCAAGATAACTTCTTCAGAGACCTGGCCGATCTTCTTCTCCAGTCTATTTCTTGAGATAGATCTTAAGTCCTCGGTCTTGATGTAGCTTGTTACGTCGAGACCTGTTTGCTTTCCAGAAATCTCAACGTGAAGTGGGATCGATTTGTTCTTTGACGTTAAGGGCACGACAATCACGAGTTCAGCAGGCCCATGATTGAACTGGTCGACCGAAATGACCAAACATGGCCGAAATCCAGATTGTTCTCTGCCTCTAGTCGGATTAAGGTTTGCCAACCATATTTCGCCTCTTGAAGGTAGCTCTCTATTCATGATCGCTCTGCCCGTCGGAAAGTGTGCCTTCCCATTCTTCCCTCTCCACTAACTCGCCTTTCCACAGATCGCCTTGTTCTTTCAGTTTTGCGAAGGCTTCATTTGTATCTTCGAGGAGTATCTCACGTCTGTATGACTCCACAGCTTTAGCAAGCATCTCCCCCATTGTTTTGCCACTGGCGGAGGCCATAGCCTTGAGTTTGGAATGAGTTTCGGAGGAGACTCTGACTACTTGTGTCTTCAAAATCGATCACCACCTAGTAAACTGATCAGTATACTATAACATAACACGATTTTTGGTAGAAAGCTCCGTTACGCTCGCACCGGCAATTGTTTTGTTGTAAACAAAGTACGCGAAAGCAGAGCGAAAAAGAAGACTGATTTTCGCCGAAGGCGCATTGCGTCTTATTTCAGCAGTGACTGGCTTTTTTCTCGTATTCTCTTGAGCGAAATGAACTCTCGAATTTGCTCTTTCTCGATTGATCTTATCGGAGGACGCCTCTTCAAAGCGTAAAGCGTTTCCTAACAAGCGGATCTTTCGGCTAGGCTCACTTTAAACGTCTCTTATCATCAGTCTATTTGGTTTCTTCAACAGCACAGGCCAGGAGATTACTATGCCCACAATTCCGATCAGGGCCAGCACGAGAGTCATGAGCATTCCTGAGATCGTATCCTTCAGCAGGAATGCAAGATACCCGAAGCCTCCAACGTAACCGAATACCACCGGAATTGAAAGCGCAACATTTACGTTTTGCTTCATGGCTCTTTGCGGATTCTCCCACCCGAGGATTGGCTTCACTGAGTCAATTATCATCTGAAGGATGTTCAGGAAGGTAAGCGTTATAGCCCCCACAACGAAGACAACTGTTGCTTCAACAAATGAGAGCCCCAGTATTACGCTCAGAGCTATTGCACCCGAGACCGGTCCTATGAAGCTCAAGGTCTGAACATGAACGAACTTGACCGTAACAATCTCCGATGTCTTGACAGGTAAGGCTTTAAGCTCATGGATTAGTTTTCCTTCTCTACTGAATATGGAGGAGGCGAGCCCGTTTATTCCTCCGGAGACTGCGGCTATCAATGCGCCGACCGGGACGAAAAGCTCTCTGTACTGCTGAAATTGCTGGATCATCTGTCCGATCTCATCAGTTTGACCAGCCACGGCAGCGATTACAAGCAATATCGGAAGGATCACCACATTTCCGAATCCGTTAAAAGCGAAGGCAGGGACTTTGAGGAAGTACCACCATTCACGTCTATGAAGTGCCGCGAACTTGCTGTTCTGAACTCCCATCAGGCCTGTAATTTCGCCTTCCTTAAGTGCGGCGCGCTTTGCAAAGTTTTCTTGCAGACTCGAGTAAACCGAGTAGTAGAACTTGTCACCGAAGAAGAGAAAGACTCCGAGAGCGGCCACGTGAAGCCCAATAAACGCAAGAAGCCACAACAATCCCTCAAAGAAGGGTCTGCTCAGGGCCTTTGTAACTAGTATCGTCGGAGGATACGCTCCGGCTGTTTTGTTCAGAATCGCATCCTCGCTCGAGAAGATCCTGGCAAATTCCTCGGCGCTCATATTTGGATCTACGCGGCTGGTGAAGGAGATGAAGATCAGCACTCCCACCAAAATAAGTGCACTCAAGAAATAAACCATATTATCTCTATTCTTTTTGAATCGAAATAACCTTGAGAGAGGAAGGACGATTATTGCGGAAAGCATTATCGGCAACACCTGACTTAAAAGAAACACAATCACCATGAAGATCCAGTATCCGATTCCTGCCGAGGATCGCACGCCATACAGGATATATGCCGGAAGGATTATAGCAAGCGAGATCAACATAAGGTCCATCAAGACTACGAGGAACTTCGACATAAGTACTTCTGTCGATTTCAGGGGCAAAGGTATCAAAACGCACATATCGTCGCCAAAGAAAAAGGTGCTTATCATGAGGAAGATCCCAAAGATGAATCCAAAGAGATTTGCAATCAGGAAAGGTCCTGCCAGAAAGAGCGATCTCAGTCCGGATGCTTCATACTGATCGTACATCGTGTTGAGCAAACCTCCGTAAAGCGGTCCGAGAGTCAAGCCCAGTAGGAGTATGACACCGATTATCAGGGCCGGTTCCCATAGCCTTTCCTTTCTCTTGAAGTGATATAGGGACCTGGGTATGTTGTAGTG
This genomic stretch from Mesotoga sp. Brook.08.105.5.1 harbors:
- a CDS encoding MFS transporter, with product MRKRIVLLLTYTFITTITISMYRVVYNLYLREIGFSNQLIGNVTSAQLWGSAIIGLLTAVLADSIGKKKILFLSAIVVPVSGIALAFVVDPTFIIVLSFIKGGFTVTAFTVVMATMTSITKTGNRAKVFGLNFGINMASGVIGNFIGGAFGDLFSLKTTLIISMVAHLPAIIPVIKLEMTESRSRLKELFNFSGLQNDQRKVLTYYFISTATVGFGAGLFIHFGNLIFKDLFNMSATAIGIALSIAQLGTAAGSTLSHKLGKRFGALKFNLTMQLLVIPLMLSLVIVREPILFTILYAFRFVFMNITNPIMTSIIFSYVPDSKLSTVSGINGFLNNTVRAVAAMIFGLIVGTTISGYTELFLLSTAFYAANAFIIFLFYRDFKNEPRVLELYDSKRTS
- a CDS encoding type II toxin-antitoxin system PemK/MazF family toxin, coding for MNRELPSRGEIWLANLNPTRGREQSGFRPCLVISVDQFNHGPAELVIVVPLTSKNKSIPLHVEISGKQTGLDVTSYIKTEDLRSISRNRLEKKIGQVSEEVILEVLDRIKILLNI